Within Citrus sinensis cultivar Valencia sweet orange chromosome 1, DVS_A1.0, whole genome shotgun sequence, the genomic segment CAATCGACGACGTCGTTTCGCCGTTTGGCGACGCGGCTCCCAATATATCCGATTCCGAGCTCCGGGAAACCGCTTACGAGATCCTCGTCGGAGCCTGCCGGAGCACCGGCGTGCGGCCGTTGACTTACATACCGCAATCCGAGCGGGCGGAGCGCACTCCAGCTCCGTCGCTTTCTTCGGCGCCGTCGCTGCAGCGATCGCTGACGTCGACTGCGGCGAGTAAAGTCAAGAAGGCGCTTGGGATGAAATCGATTAAGAAGAGAGTTAGCGGCGAGTCGGTGGGTCAAGGGAAGGCGAAGCGAGCGGTGACCGTTGGTGAGCTGGTGAGAGCGCAGATGCGAATCTCGGAGCAAACCGATTCTAGAATCCGGAGAGCCTTGCTGAGGATTGCTGGTAGTCAGGTGAGAGTCGGGCACTCGGGgaattatgatttttacagggttatttttgtaattatacgCTTTCTACGACAGAGAAGATTACCAGGAAGTTTCTGCGCGCGGAACCTAATTCCAACAGAGTGATCGCATGTTTTCGTTACTTAAAGAGTATTGGAAATAGcaccaatttttttgttttttaatttttcttttctatataTGGCTAGTATTTTGTTATCCTTATTTATAAGGGATGTATGGACACagtcattaaataatttgtagtTAATTATTACTAATGTGCATGTTTGTTTCAGCTTGGAAAACGCATTGAAACAATGGTTCTGCCTTTGGAGCTGTTGCAGCAGATCAAGCCTACGGATTTTACCAGTCAGAAAGAATATGAAGCTTGGAAGAAGAGAATTTTCAAGCTTCTTGAAGCTGGACTCCTTATGCATCCTCACCTGCCGCTTGATAACACTAGCACTGATGCACGGAGACTTCGGCAAATTATTCGTGGGGCTGTAGAAAGACCCTTGGAAACTGGAAAGAATTATGAATCAATGCAAAATTTAAGGAGTGTTGTTATGTCTCTCGCTTGCAGATCATTTGACGGTTCTATTTCTGAAAAATGCCACTGGGCAGAAGGATTTCCGTTGAATCTCAGAATCTACCGAATTCTTTTAGAAGCTTGTTTTGATGTAAATGAGCCCACATCAGTTATTGAAGAGGTTGATGAGGTTTTAGAACTCATAAAGAAGACATGGGAGATCCTTGGAGTTAATCAAATGCTACATAATCTTTGTTTTGGCTGGATTTTGTTTCACCGTTATGTTTCCACTGGCCAAGTGGAAAGTGACCTATTATTTGCTGCCAATAATCTGTTGAtggaaattgaaaaagatgCAAAGGCAGCCAAGGATGCAGATTATTCTAAGATTTTGAGCTCCATATTGAATACAATACTGGATTGGGCCGGACAAAGACTTCGTGATTACCATGATATTTTCCACGATGACAATATTGATTCTCTGGAAACTGTTGTTTCTCTTGGCGTTTTATCAGCTACTATATTGGTGGAAGGCATTTCTCAAGAGTATCGCggaaagaaaaatcaagttGATGTGGCTCATGATAGGGTTGACACATACATAAGATCTTCGTTACGTACTGCTTTTGCTCAGGCGAGTTTCATATATTCATCATATTCCCTACTGTCATTAAGGTTTGCCTGCTTATTTTGCTGTTAAAAGTATGACTCTaagatttgttttgatttgtatcATGACAGAAATTGAAGAAGGTGAACTCTAGCAAGAAATTGTCCAAAAACCAGCCAAATCATCTCCCTGTTCTTTCCATCCTAGCACAGGATGTTACTGAACTGGCTTTTGACgagaaaacaatatttagCCCAATACTTAAGAGATGGCATCCTCTTGCGGCAGGTGTAGCTGTAGCCACTCTTCATTCTTGCTATGGAAACGAGCTGAGGCAATTTGTTTCAGGCATCACTGAGTTGACTCCTGATGCTATACAAGTGCTGTTAGCTGCTGAcaaattggagaaaaatcTTGTGCAAATTGCAGTTGAAGATTCAGTAGACAGTGAGGATGGTGGGAAATCAATAATACAGGAGATGCCTCCTTATGAGGCTGAAGCTGCAATTGGCAATCTGGCAAAGTCGTGGATAAATATTAGAGTGGACAGACTGAAGGAATGGGTTTGCAGAAATTTGCAACAAGAGGTATGTTGGTGTTCTTTCAGCATCTAATTCAAAGTGATTGGAAATGAATGGTCCTGAATTTGATTGTAACACATACTTGGTCCTGCACCTGCTGATCTGCTTGAGATTTAATTAGGATAGTCATCATCTGGATTGGATGGAGTGTTGTCTGTTTGTTGATAGGTTACTCTGCCAGCTTAGTTCTTTCTGTTGTCAGTTTCGCTGGTGTCTTGGGAAGATGTAGGTGGTGTTATTTCTCTGTTCTgattgttcaatttttttaactgaCATACAATTAATGTTTTCTAATAATGCAATAACTCCAGTGATTGCATATGGCACTAggagttttatttcttttgtgtttaatCCCTAATCAATATTTCATAGGTGCCAAACAGTAAGAGCATTAGCAAAACCAGCAGTATTCTGTTCATTTGTACTTGTTTTAGCAGACTGGTTATTGATTAGTAAACCTTTATCATGTGACTTTGAACTTTTCTTTCACTCTATTTTCTCATGCCATTGCTTATTTGAAATTGGCCTTTCTTCTAATTGCTTAACCTAATCTATCATGTGTCATCCTCATTTCTCTAGGTTTGGAATGCACGAGCAAATAAAGAGAGTATTGCTCCTTCTGCTGTTGAAGTCCTTCGAACTATAGATGAAACAATGGAAGCATTCTTTATGTTGCCAATACCCATGCATTCAGTCTTGCTTCCAGAATTGATAAGTGGTCTTGATGGATGTCTTCAACATTATGTATTAAAGGCAAAATCTGGCTGTGGTACGTTTAATGAAGCTTGAATAATTGTTTTCAACTATTTATCTCCATAATAACAGCAGTTTCTTTCGTGATCTGCAGGCAGccgaaataattttattcctaCTATGCCTGCTCTGACTAGGTGTACAATGGGGTCAAAATTTGGTGCattcaaaaggaaagaaaagttGCACACGGCACAGAAGAGGAAATCCCAGGTTGGAACCACAAATGGGGATAACTCCTTTGGAGTACCCCAACTATGTTGTCGCATTAATACTTTCCAGCATATTCGTAAAGAGTTAGAGGTCTTGGAGAAGAAGACAGTCCATCAACTAAGGAGTTCTCATTTCACACGAACAGACAATATCACAAATGGAATAGAGAAAAGGTTTGAGCTCTCAGCTGCTTCTTCTGTAGAAGCAATCCAACAACTCTCTGAGGCAATAGCATACAAGGTCATCTTCCATGATCTAAGTCATGTTCTTTGGGATGGCCTGTATGTTGGGGAGGTTTCATCTTCTAGGATTGAACCATTTCTTCAGGAACTTGAGCACTATTTGGAAATCATATCATCAACCGTGCATGACAGGGTCAGAACACGTGTTATTACTGACATTATGAAAGCTTCTTTTGAAGGGTTTCTGTTGGTTTTGCTTGCTGGAGGCCCTTCCCGAGCTTTCACTCATCAAGACTCTGATATAATAGAAGAGGATTTTAAGTTTCTTTGTGATCTTTTCTGGTCTAATGGGGATGGATTGCCTGCAGATTTGATAGATAAGTTTTCAACTTCTGTTAGAAGTATTCTCCCATTATATCATAATGATACTGAGAGCCTGATTGAGGAATTCAAACGTTTGACTTTGGAGAGTTATGGCTCTTCTGCTAAATCTAGACTTCCACTACCTCCAACTTCAGGACAATGGAATCCCACTGAACCAAACACGGTCCTGCGAGTTCTCTGTTATCGGAGTGATGAAACAGCTgtgaaatttttgaagaagGCGTACAACTTGCCTAAGAAATTGTAGCTTTGGTGAATTGGTGAGTACTAGTATTATTTATGCGagcatatttcaaatatttctGCAGCATGCTTTTGGTGGAGGCCTCGGTTAGCAGCTGTAATTGTAGGCAAATATTCTCCTGTATAGTAATTTACCGGCTGGATTCTTTTAGTCAGGAGCCTTCACTAATTATTAAAGAAGTTAACAAGTTCGTAGAACCGATTAGCCTTGAGGATTTAAAATTCTAAGACAATGGTGTTCGCATTGGTTGTTTGACATCCGAGTGACTGGATTGTTACTATGCAACGGGGAGGATGGCTGAATCTTCAACCCAAATTTCCACATTTAGAGGCATTCAATCGAGATGGCGAGGTTTTTTGGCTTCTTactcataatttttctttcttggtctttattttttgggtataTTTTCCAGTAGGGAATGCAAGTTACAGAGATGGAGGTTATGTAATTTGAAGgaaattgttttgttttgtagaTATGTCAATATGTCGTATGTTTGTTGTGAAATACTCAACACAGTCGGATTTAATGAATGATCTCTTCGAAATATGTCAAATCCCCATAATTTTGTGTTGTTTATGCTCgtttagattttaaattccttGTTTTCAGAACAAAGAAATGTATTCCAATTTTTAAGTCAAACCAACCTAGTCAGATACGGCAGCTACAAGCTCAATTagattatttttggttaaCCAACTGCTGGATGTCTATAATACTCCACATACTGTATTCGATCAGGCTACACATTCACATTTGTGAAACCTGAATCGAACCGCTGTTGGTGCAAAGCAGTCCTGCTCTATTTCAGAATAGAAGCGCCTTCACAAGTCCGCATTTTCGCTAGAACTAATTTTGTATTTCTTGATAAATAAAAGCTAAAAAGTCTAATGTATGCACGCATCGTAACAACAATTTGATATATTGATGGCGAAAACAGTGCCACAGAAAATGGAAAACGAAATGTGATGGTATATGCAGCAAATCAATCACCATGCACATCATAGgcaaattttgtttctaaggGCTATAATATACTTTGAGCAAATGACAAGCCAAACAGCCAATTCCAAAACTGGTTAAAAATGActcaaatctaaaaaatggGGAGGATTATCACGAGGGACCAATAACAAggatcatatgaaaagactgCAAAATCTTTTGATATATCGTTTCGATTTCCACCATGGAAATGACCAGCTACTCCTGTGTGATCCTTCTCAAAAGATTCAGGGTACATTTAAATTTGAGTTACAGACAAGTAACCTAAAACATTTCCCTACAAAAAGTTACTTCCTACTGCCAAGGATTCTTCTTTCGTGATCCGCTTCTTTTTGAGCTGGGTGTGCTTGTTCTCTGCCACGTTGACGAGTAATAACAGTAAGTAGATATATATAGTGTGGTAAAAAATTCTCAAGATATACAGTCTacataaaaaggaaaaagatagAACAATTCTACATACCGACtttgatttcttcatctttcctCTAATCCTATTTTTTGAAGGTTTCAATTTATATATCCGAACCATCCAGTGGTGAGTAGTGAATACCTGAATTGAGAAAAGGGACAGAATACCAACTTAAAAGCAATAATTCCCTCAAAA encodes:
- the LOC102615209 gene encoding protein unc-13 homolog — translated: MSQSSRDKAAPPGDSKRHVNNNNVHIMPAYPIDDVVSPFGDAAPNISDSELRETAYEILVGACRSTGVRPLTYIPQSERAERTPAPSLSSAPSLQRSLTSTAASKVKKALGMKSIKKRVSGESVGQGKAKRAVTVGELVRAQMRISEQTDSRIRRALLRIAGSQLGKRIETMVLPLELLQQIKPTDFTSQKEYEAWKKRIFKLLEAGLLMHPHLPLDNTSTDARRLRQIIRGAVERPLETGKNYESMQNLRSVVMSLACRSFDGSISEKCHWAEGFPLNLRIYRILLEACFDVNEPTSVIEEVDEVLELIKKTWEILGVNQMLHNLCFGWILFHRYVSTGQVESDLLFAANNLLMEIEKDAKAAKDADYSKILSSILNTILDWAGQRLRDYHDIFHDDNIDSLETVVSLGVLSATILVEGISQEYRGKKNQVDVAHDRVDTYIRSSLRTAFAQKLKKVNSSKKLSKNQPNHLPVLSILAQDVTELAFDEKTIFSPILKRWHPLAAGVAVATLHSCYGNELRQFVSGITELTPDAIQVLLAADKLEKNLVQIAVEDSVDSEDGGKSIIQEMPPYEAEAAIGNLAKSWINIRVDRLKEWVCRNLQQEVWNARANKESIAPSAVEVLRTIDETMEAFFMLPIPMHSVLLPELISGLDGCLQHYVLKAKSGCGSRNNFIPTMPALTRCTMGSKFGAFKRKEKLHTAQKRKSQVGTTNGDNSFGVPQLCCRINTFQHIRKELEVLEKKTVHQLRSSHFTRTDNITNGIEKRFELSAASSVEAIQQLSEAIAYKVIFHDLSHVLWDGLYVGEVSSSRIEPFLQELEHYLEIISSTVHDRVRTRVITDIMKASFEGFLLVLLAGGPSRAFTHQDSDIIEEDFKFLCDLFWSNGDGLPADLIDKFSTSVRSILPLYHNDTESLIEEFKRLTLESYGSSAKSRLPLPPTSGQWNPTEPNTVLRVLCYRSDETAVKFLKKAYNLPKKL